atttgatttgtatATCgccatttaattgtgttttatgtttggttttactacatttgtattgtatgtggcatctaattctgccattgtgtaagaccgctctgggtccttctgggggagaagagcggtatataaataaattaaataaataaataaataaataaataaaggaacaaaggtctggaaaccgtGCTTAAAGAGCCCTGCAAAGTAGGACTGagagcaatgggttcagattGGAAATGATATTCTGCCTGAATATTAGGAAATGCCTACTCTatcgtgagagctgttcagctgcaGAACTCTCCGCCTTGTATGAAAGCTCCTGCTTTAGAGACTTTTGCACAAAactttgaatggccatctgttgggagtgctttgatgctACTTGTCCTACAGGGCAAGGgggttcatttattttatttatttgatttgtaaactactctgagtctccttggggtgagaagagtgggatataaatgtagtaaataaatgtagtaaatgaataaataaataattttggacttaggctcgcccagagtctgaaatgacttgaagacacacgactacaacaacactcctaattaacctgactatctcattggccagaagcaggcccacacttcctattgaaatcctgataggtttatgttggttaaaatgattttcatttttaaatattgtattgttctttcattgttattgttgttgttttgcactacaaataagatatgtgcagtgtgcgtaggaatttgttcgggttccccccccccccaaatgataattcggcccctcaacagtctgaagatttgtggaccggccctctgctttaaaagtttgaagacccctgctctaaagtttCCACGTGAGTTTGATTCTGTCTCTTAAAGGGGTAGTCACCCATTCTTTCCACTCTCAACGTGATGAGGTGGGAAGTCTGGAGTCACTTCTGCCAGATTGCCACAGCGCCTGCGCGGGGATAGCAAGGGGGCAGGGCTTCTCgggagggaaggggcggggcAGGAGTGCTCCCAGGGAAGAGAGAAGCTGGGCCGAAGCGCCGCCCTCCTCGCTCCGCCTGCGGAAGCCGGCCAGTGGCGGCCCTTCCTTGGTCCAAGCCATGGGGCCTGCTTCTGCCCGCCGGCCGGCCTCCTGCACCCGCGGGCCTCGCTCCCGAGGCGCCTGCGGCGGCGGCCTGATGCTCCTGCCTTCCATGCTGATGTTCGGCGTGATCGTGGCCTCCAGCGGCCTGCTCCTGATGATCGAGAAGGGCATCCTGTCGGCGGTGAAGCCCCTGCCGCTGCCTCCCTCTCGGGCTGAGCTGTCCTGGAGAAGGGCCCCGGGAGCGGCAGGGGAGGAGGACGGGGATGCGGGGCTGCGGGTGCTGCAGGACACCCGCAACCGGACGCTGCGTGCCGTGTGCGGGCAGAAGAGCATGCCTCGCAGCGCCTGGGACCTCCCCGCGGGACAGAGGAAGACGCTGCTCAAGCACATCCTGGTCAGCGACAAGCACCGCTTCCTCTACTGCTACGTGCCCAAAGTGGCCTGCTCCAACTGGAAGCGCATCCTGAAAGTCTTGGACGGCGCCCTGGAGAGCGTCGAGGTCAAGCTGAAAATGGACCACAAAAGGGACCTGGTCTTCCTCGGGGACCTGAAGCCCGATGAGATCAGCTACCGCCTCAAGCACTACTTCAAGTTCCTCTTTGTGCGAGACCCCATGGAGCGGCTGCTGTCCGCCTACAGGAACAAATTCGGAGAGATCAAGGAATACCAGTTGAAATACGGCGTGGAAATCGTCAAAAGGTATCGGAAAAACCCCGGGAAGAGCACGGGGGACGACGTCACCTTTTCCGAATTCCTCCGCTTCCTCTTAGACGAAGAGCCGGAGAGGATGAACGAACACTGGATGCCCATTTACAACTTGTGCCAGCCCTGTGCGGTGCGGTACGACTTTATCGGATCCTATGAAAGACTGAAGGAAGATGCCGATTATGTCCTTGAAAGGGTCCAAGCGCCTTCTTTTGTACGCTTCCCTGAACGGCAGTCGTGGTACAAACCGGTGACGCCTGAAACACTGCATTACTATTTGTGTAACACGCCAAGGGACCTGATAGAACAACTATTTCCAAAGTACATACTGGATTTCTCTTTGTTTGCTTACCCTCTTCCGAATGTTACAACTGAATCTTGCAGGCAATGAACCTTTCCCATTGTACATCCTATGCAATTACCCCTTtaggagccttcggtggcctaggggataaaagccttgtgatttgaaggttgagttgctaacctgaaggctgccagattcgaatcccacccagagagagcgcggatgagctcactctgtcagctccagctccatgcggggacatgagagaagcctcccacaaggatggtaaaaacatcaaaacatccgggcgtcccctgggcaacgtccttgcagacggccaattctctcactccagaagaaactcaggttgctcctgacacggaaaaaaaaattaccCCTTTGAAAATATTCCTGGCACAGGCCTGAATTCCTtgttctatgtacagtagagtctcacttatccaacataaacaggccagcagaacattggataagcgaaaatgttggataataaggagggattaagaaaaaacctattacgttatgattttacaaattaagcaccaaaacatcatgcttgacaacaaatggatagaaaaagtagttcagtacatgataacgttatgtaataattactgtatttatgaatttagcaccaaaagtttgcaatttattgaaaaattgactacaaaaacattgaataccaaaaggcaaactgcgttggataacacagaacgttggataagtggagtttggataagcgagactctactgtgttgccTTTGCAGCAAGGGTAGCTTTAACTTTTATACaatacgcgttgctgtggcgaagtatggtgttatgggaaatatagTATtgaggtagttaaggtaaagggtaaaggttttccctgacattaagtccattataaatggcttataaagctgtgtggaagggccttgagtctacactgtcatataatccagttaaaatcagataatctgtattttataggcagtgtggaagaggcctaagtgaggcctaactctgcctgtccccttggctgagtaggttgctaggagtccaagtgggcggagcttagccttctaactggcagcaattggataaaaacaattattcctctccctctaattagggctttatttttcttttctttttgttgtatgaacgtagaggcatggatgaggggttgtgctgccaagtttagtgtttctgggatgtgtagttttgttgttttgtcctaggccgaaatttcattacccttttatatatatagactagcttgggtacctggcattgcccgggttatttgaaaaagtcctttttaattgtccaaagtgcataaggttgtgggtgaactacaactcacatcatgccaggttgacccagaaactccatcagggattaaagtttgtcatgttgagcaagtttgctctctagatgcatcatcggtgggattCGGTGTGCTCTCgggctgcagggtaaactacaactcccactatggtgggtcaatcccccccaaatccctccagtatgttctgttcatcatgggggttttgtatgcaaaatgtggtccaggtccattgtcggtgggggtcacagtgctgtgtcttgatgcagggtggactgcaacttccattggTGGCTCCTGAGCACTGGGAGTTGCAGCTgattgtggaggcaggagcctgtctgtgtaaatggacacccgtgccacatacatacagattttcacttgtattatgtgtatagatagatgtaTATATGCTGCTGCAGTAAgcacaatactttttaaaatctttgcagGGGGTATATTTTAGGGGAGGAGAGCATTTGTATGTAGTTTTTAGAGTATCAACTGCAGGGCAGTCaaattttgaaaagaaattgCAAATACAAACACCAGGTAACTTGTGAAGAGGGCTCAAGTATCTGCATATTTGTGCCATGTCTCCACTCAGTGGTATATACTATATAGAGCTGTTACACGAGGACAATCATTTTATactgtttctatttttatttcaatactagcttggggacccggcagtgcccgggttatttgaaaaaggcattgtttatttttggatgttaggtaatatcacttaggTAATCTGTACCGCTATTTATTAGGggaaaaaagccagtctttgcttttgttttttatgaatgcacccattagaaaatgcataaggatctGGGTGAATTACAGTTCCCAAGATCGTGGGGTGGGGGGTAGAACTTTTCATAAACACACCGTAAACCATTGTTAAAAAGGAATCGGTGAAaagataattattttccatcattagttggattcagagtGCTCAATGTGTGAGTGAACCGTAATTCCCaacatccaaggtcaatcactcccaaagcccaccagtattcaaagttggccatgttgtatTTGTGTGCGAAGTGTGCTCCAGATCCATcttttgctgggttcagtgtttgcTCTTGGCTGCCAGTGACAACAtctcccaaagtccaccagtatacaaagttggctgtgttggatctgtgtgccatgtGGTCcggatctgtcattggtgggattcagtgggtgaactataaatccctgatTTCAAGGTCCATCACCCCCAAGGTCCACTGGTATGCACACTTGGCCATGTTGTTTCTATGTGCCAAGTgtgatccagatctgtcattggctgggttcagttctctctggatgtgggtgaactacagctcccatattcCAAGATCAACTGCTTTCGAACCCTACCAATATGCacacttggccatgttgggtctgtgtaccaagtgtggtccagatctctcATCTTCTGCGTTCAatattctctgaatacaggtgaactacaactcccggattCCAGATTCACTGGGGTTAGAAATACAGGTGGTGCAgtggggttaaaccactgagctgctgaacttgctgaccagcagttcgaatccagggaccgggctgagctcccactgttagccccagcttctgccaacctagcagtttgaaaacatgtaagtgtgagtagatcaatgggtaaaacatgcaaaggtgagtagatcaataggaggtaacagcactccatgcagtcatgccaaccacatgactttggagctgactacagacaacactggctctttggcttagaaatggagatgagcaccaacccctagagtcagatacgactagacttcatgttggggaaaacctttaccttttaagaacACAAGCCCaccgtgaaagtgaaaaactgtgaatacaTAATTTGCTATTTTTTGTACTTGAGGAAATGTCACTTTAGGAATTTCTTGGTCTTTCAGCACaatcctatggtcaacttccactggaaactAGCCATAGAATTGGATttgaggaactagagattcctagagaggattcTCTCGGACCCTCTAGGTCAGctgtgtcaaacttgtggcctctaactcccagaagccctagccagcttgtccaatggccaggaattctgggagctgaagtccaaaacacctggaggagggggcACAAGTGTGACACCACTGctcaggtcctccagcatgattagaGGAAGTCAATGAGAGagtcactggaggacctagagattcctagatgaataatcaaacccacaaaaatcAAAACCTCAAATGTTTACGGATaactaggtaaagataaaggttttctcctgacgttaagtccagtcgtgactgactctgggggttggtgctcatctccatttctaaaccgaagagccggcgttgtccgtagactcctccaaggccatgtggccggcatgactgcatggagtgccgttaccttcccgccggagtggtacctattgatctactcacatttgcatgttttcgaactgctaggttggcaggagctgggaccaacagcgggcgctcattccactcccgggatttgaacctggcaccttttgatccgcaagttcagcagctcagcgctttaatgcactgtgcctcCAGGGATAACTGTAGAGTTATGTAAAAGCAAGTCCTAAAGAGGTGGGCTCTTTAGGATTTACAGAGCAAACATATGGATGTGTAGTGAGAAATTACACCCCACTGTGTTTACTGGATTATGTTTGAGCTTTAGGGGAGGGCACATTTTCCAGTGGGAAAAGCTGGAAAATATGGGAACACCAACAATTGGCCTGCATGACAACCAAAATATTTAGATAATCAGACGTTTAAAAGCATTATATTGTTTAGACTTTACAGAAAGGCTAGGTGCATTTGTATATGTATTAATGGCATGCATTCGGGTAAAAGCTTGTCCGGTTTCGTTTCTGGCTTTTGTTGTGGGGCCCAATCCATTTTCAGaaagcctcctgaaattgggagggttgtttctAGCTGCTTTGTTTCGGGGCCCGAAAATTGGCCCATTATTGGCGGGgaggcttcccacccactggctctTCTTCCTGAGAAGCTCGGCTGCCTGGCAAGCATTgcacttcttctcttcctcctcccccctccctcccttgcacCCGCAATGTACTGCATTCATTCACGGGAGTCATagccaggcagccccacatccagatctcagcaagcaagcaagaagaaACCAccacccctccctcctttcaattCGCAGTGTGGTGGGTAGCGGGGTGTGTGTGCAGAGACGGTctaacaatgaggtgaattaggcGGTTGCCTGAGGTGCAGACCATGCAGGGGCGCTGTCGAAGCAGCGGCagcggaaggcccagccacccatccgCGCGGCcgccctccttctctcccttgctGTCTGAGGACTCCTCACCTGCCGCCCGCCCGTCAATGGGCCTGTGCAATGGGCCATGTTTTTTAGGGTGATGAGCCTGTGCGCATgctcaggccttccaatcgaccacgcggtcgattggaaggcctgcgcacacgcACAGGTCCATCGACGGGCAGGCGGCGAGCGAGGAGTCCTcggacagcgagggagagcaggagggcgggTGGCTGGACTTTCCGCCGCTGCCGCtggtatttatcagcaatttggggagggggtgccaaaattcaggaggggcgccaaaattccagtcgcctactcccaaaaattacctcgggatggctctgtgtgtgtggtgggctgtgtgactgtgcaggcactcagctgcaggcaggtaccGAGAGGCACGTgcaagctttccaggcctgcctgcatgcctcaTGCCACACACACCCTCTCCCTagaaagagtgtgtgtggcgaggaacaggcaggcctggaaagtgcaCGCACACCTCTCAGTGCCCTCCTGCAGCCGAGTGCTGACACaatcgcacacacacacatacacttggaaaggagggaggggagtggTACCTTCCGCCCTGATGCTGAGGTCCagatgtggggctgcctggctgcaactcccataagTGAATGCGGGGCATTGCGGgtgtgagggaggaggagaaagacaagAAGAGTGCACACATGAAATTTCGGCTCCACATGAAAATAGGCTTTCATTtcgtgtggggagggggcttcctgtttcGTGCTTCCAAATAAACGAAAGACAT
This sequence is a window from Anolis carolinensis isolate JA03-04 chromosome 6, rAnoCar3.1.pri, whole genome shotgun sequence. Protein-coding genes within it:
- the chst14 gene encoding carbohydrate sulfotransferase 14, with the protein product MGPASARRPASCTRGPRSRGACGGGLMLLPSMLMFGVIVASSGLLLMIEKGILSAVKPLPLPPSRAELSWRRAPGAAGEEDGDAGLRVLQDTRNRTLRAVCGQKSMPRSAWDLPAGQRKTLLKHILVSDKHRFLYCYVPKVACSNWKRILKVLDGALESVEVKLKMDHKRDLVFLGDLKPDEISYRLKHYFKFLFVRDPMERLLSAYRNKFGEIKEYQLKYGVEIVKRYRKNPGKSTGDDVTFSEFLRFLLDEEPERMNEHWMPIYNLCQPCAVRYDFIGSYERLKEDADYVLERVQAPSFVRFPERQSWYKPVTPETLHYYLCNTPRDLIEQLFPKYILDFSLFAYPLPNVTTESCRQ